The Bacillus sp. B-jedd sequence ATTTCATGCAGCTTCTGTTTGCTCTCATCGGGCATATATGTTTGATAGACGATGGCTTCATCAGCAAAAGAGCCATGTTCCTTCAACTGATTCGCTATATGTTCCCTGGCCAGATTTCCCTTCGGAATAAGGACCCTGGTTCCTTTTTTAATATGTGCGATAAATTCATCAGCAAATACCTCAGCCACATATTTGGAAGGGATGAACTCCGGCTCATAGCCTCTTTCACGCAGGAAATGGCCTGTTCTCTCACCAATGACAGCGATTTTCGGGAGTACCGCAGGTTTGCCCTCCGGAAAAAAGGACAGAAACGTCTCAACCGTCACATTGCTAGTAAATATTATCCAGTCATATGTTTCGAGTTTACCCAGCACATCCATTAGGGAGCCGTCCAGCACTGCTGGTTTAAAGGAAATAAGAGGGATTTCGACCGGAATCCCTCCATGTTTTTCAATGAGCCTGGAAAATGATTTGGCCTGGCCCGCTCCCCTTGGTACTAGCACTTTTTTATTGCTTAGGGGCAGCGGCGTTGTCATTCATTCTCCAACTCCTCTTTCACCCTGTCAATCAGCTGCTTGGCGCCTTTTTCAGTAAGCAGGTCAGCCGCTTCGATACCAAGCTTTTCAGGGTCGGTCCCATTAACTGTTTCTTTATAAACTTCCTTCCCGTCCGGCGAAGCGACGAGCACGTTTAATGTAATCTGTCCGCCTTCTTCAGCAGTGGCGAAACCGGCAATCGGCACTTGGCAGCCGCCTTCCATTTTTTGCAGGAAGGACCGTTCGGCCCTGACGGCGACAGCCGTTTTTTTGCAAGTGAATTTCTCAAAAAGCTCCAGAAGTTCCTTGTCATCCTCGCGGCATTCTATTGCCAGCGCTCCCTGGCCGACAGCCGGGATGCACATGTCGGCATCTATGAATTCAGTGACAACTTCCTTTGCCCAGCCAAGGCGTGAAAGGCCCGCGGCGGCAAGGATAATCGCATCATATTCGCCATTATTCAGCTTTTCAAGGCGAGTATCGACATTTCCGCGGATCCATTTAATTTCAAGGTCGGGCCGCTTAAGCAAAAGCTGGGAGCTGCGGCGGAGGCTGCTCGTTCCAATAACCGCACCGGCAGGCAGATCGGCCAGCTTTACATGGTCTCTGGAAATCAGTGCGTCACGATGGTCCTCACGGAACGGGATGCAGCCTATTGTAAGCCCTTCAGGCAGAACAGCAGGCATGTCCTTCATACTGTGGACGGCCATATCGATTTCCTTATCCATCATCGCCTGTTCGATTTCTTTAACAAAAAGGCCTTTACCGCCTACTTTTGATAACGTAACATCAAGGATCCGGTCCCCTTTCGTTACAATTTCCTTCACTTCGAAGTCAAAGGAAGGACCGGCAATGCTTTTCAATTGCTCAATAACCCAGTTCGTCTGTGTCAAAGCCAATTTGCTCCGTCTGGAACCTACAATAATTTTTCTCATGATAAGCCTCCTAATTTACGAATACCAAAAGTGAAATGACGATAACTTGCCAAATAAAAAGAAATTAATCAACACGATCAGAAATGAAGCGACATTCCAAAGAGCCAGCGATTTTCCCGCCATGCCCTTTACAATCCTTAAGTATAAATAAATGCTGTAGAACGCCAGCAGCAGAAAAGAGCCGACAACCTTCATATCGTACCAGGGCATTTCAGGAACTTTTATAAATGCCCATTGCATTCCTAATATGAGGCTTAACAGCAGCATCGGCACACCAATGACGACATGCAGATAGGAAAACTGTTCAAGCCTTGGCAAATCGGCGATCCTCACAAGCCTCGTCCCCCACTTCTTCCTTTTCAGCAG is a genomic window containing:
- a CDS encoding uroporphyrinogen-III synthase produces the protein MTTPLPLSNKKVLVPRGAGQAKSFSRLIEKHGGIPVEIPLISFKPAVLDGSLMDVLGKLETYDWIIFTSNVTVETFLSFFPEGKPAVLPKIAVIGERTGHFLRERGYEPEFIPSKYVAEVFADEFIAHIKKGTRVLIPKGNLAREHIANQLKEHGSFADEAIVYQTYMPDESKQKLHEMLENRELDILMFTSPSTVDHFIEAAGENGLLEQARRCTVACIGPVTLKKLQSLGIPVHACPEQYTVEHMVESTIEYLESIHKNDKL
- the hemC gene encoding hydroxymethylbilane synthase, giving the protein MRKIIVGSRRSKLALTQTNWVIEQLKSIAGPSFDFEVKEIVTKGDRILDVTLSKVGGKGLFVKEIEQAMMDKEIDMAVHSMKDMPAVLPEGLTIGCIPFREDHRDALISRDHVKLADLPAGAVIGTSSLRRSSQLLLKRPDLEIKWIRGNVDTRLEKLNNGEYDAIILAAAGLSRLGWAKEVVTEFIDADMCIPAVGQGALAIECREDDKELLELFEKFTCKKTAVAVRAERSFLQKMEGGCQVPIAGFATAEEGGQITLNVLVASPDGKEVYKETVNGTDPEKLGIEAADLLTEKGAKQLIDRVKEELENE